The stretch of DNA gaaattcctatgTAACGCTTAATACGTTTCGATAGAAAGCCGAGCGTCGAATTGAATCAATTTCATCGGAAGCCCGATACGGCGTAAACTTGCGGCGTTaacgatgaaaaattgaacgCGTGCCCGGTATCGGTACATTAAGGCCGCAATAAATTCGCGCGCAACGCGGCGCGGAAAGTCGGAGGCGCGTATTAATCCCGTCCAGCTTTAATATCGAAGGAAGATGAAACGAAGTTAGAACGATTCGTCGTAACTTTCTTCGCCGGTCTATAAATAATGTTCATCCAGCAATTAAATAGCTCGGCTATTCTAATTCCTGAGCTTTATCATAAAAGCGTACGATTACGAGGAAACACGTATATTATCTTGAATCCTCTGTATTCCTTAATCCCCGGCTACACTGCTCAGCTCTCCGCTCGCGCGATATCCTTTTATCCGTTCGTTGACTTTCATTTGTGCTGcaattaattctttcttttttcctctccaCCTTCAGAATTTCTCCTCGGGTTTCTAGGATTAACGCAACACGTTCGCGTTTGAAACTCTTTGCAACGTTGCGATCGTTAGCTGAGAGatccttttcattttccaagAAGCGCGATTTAACGAGCGGCGGGGGGGATCGAGTTGTTACAATTAGCGTTTGAAATGAAAACGTGTATACGTATGAGACTCACCAGGACGACTGCGTAGGTATCGAGGGTAGAGGTCCGGGTGGTAGAGATCTCCTGATGGCCTGGCAACAGGACCTCCCGTTCCCACCGGTGGCTTCGCTGCAGCAAGACGGTGGATTGGTGCAGACGTGACGGGCGACGACGCCGGTGGACGTGGCGGGGAATTCGACGGCCGAGGCGCGCACCTTGGGTCTCAGCAACGGCGACATCGAAAACCCGTCCCTCTGGTTGGAGGCGGAACTGCTGGAGCTGCTGGAGCCGGGGCTGCCGCCGAGACGGCCGGGTGACGCGTAAGCGAAACCGCGGAGACGGAAGTGGGACTGATGGTACGGGTAACCGGCGGGCGGTGGTAGCCGATAATGATGGTGAAAGCCGAGATCTCGTCTCATGTAAGGATCACCGGGATCGTTGGTGGGCACGTAACGATCGGTCGGCGTGTGGGCCGACGGTGGCACGTACCTGTCCACGTATCTGTCCGGGTACAGCACCTCCGGTGGTGGTTGGGGCACGTATCGTTCGACCGGGGTGTGGGCCGTAGGCGGGACGTAACTTCCGGTGGCGTTGGACGAGCCGTAGGTGCGATCGGTCGAGGTGGCAACGACCGAGGTGCCGCAGGAGGAGGATATCGGTGTTATGCGACTGGTGTATCGATCCTTCGGCTTCGGCAGGGACAGGTACTTGTCCGCGGCACGCGCCGGAGAGTATCGATCAGCAGCAGAGTGAAAACGATCAGGAGTAGCGGTCGAGGGTGTGAATCGATCGCTGTTACCGACCGCGTTCGTGAATCTGTCGTAACGATCCTGGCTGAGCCGGTCGAACTGATCCCCCGGATTGGACACCGGGTTGTACCGATCGTTCCCGTAGCTCTGGATAGACTTTGACACCTGGAGATACTTGTCCACGCTGGTCTTTGCAGCAGGCTGGTAGCTGGAGCCTCCGGTACCCGTCGCGGATCCGGTCCCGGTTCCACCTCTGAGAGCGGCGTTGGTCGTTTCAGGAGTGGGCGAGATGGAGGTGAAGCGGTCGTTGGACGTGGACGACTGGGCGGCGGCGGTGGTGTTCGTGTAGGAGGAGTGATACCTGGCGAGGGTATCGctggaggaagaagaggaggaagaggtaGCCGAGAGTAGTCTTTCGGTGGAGGAGGCCGAGACGGTGTACCTGGAATCGTTGGTGTTCGCGAGTCTTCCATCGTGTCCCGGGGATGAATTGGCGAGATAGCGATCGGTGGACACGCAGAATCTATCGTTGGCTCGCGACTGACCGCAACGTTGTATCGCGAGCTCGTTGAAACGATCGCCGGTGCTGACGTACCTGCCCGCTGGTCCGGCGCCCACCTCCTGGAAGCTGGAGTACCTGCTGAACTCCGTGGGCACCGGCGAGCCGTTCGATCGATCGGTATACTTCTGGCAAACCGTCTCGACCCCTCGATCCGTGTACAAACGTCTCTGTTCGTTACCAGCGGTGCTCGACGCTTGCAGGGACCTTTCCGTCGACGTGTATCGCTGATGCGCGCCCTCGGGATTTGGCGAACTCGCGATGAATCTGTCGTTGCTCGACGACATCGTCGTGTAACGCTCGTGATGAACGCTCGATGACGTCTCCTGTCTGTGGTATCGTTCGTGAACCGGTGAATCACCGATGTACCTGTCCGTCGATTTACCGGCGAACCTCTCCGGGACCGGTGCGTGTACAGGCGACGCAGAGAGCAATCTGTCCGTTGAGATAGCACCGTATCGCGATCCGGTCGAATCCTTGTTGGCCGTGTACACGTTGCCTCGGTCGCCTTGTAAGCTTCCCAACACCGGCGACGAGCCTGACAACAGTCGATCGTTGCTTCCAGCGTATCGTTGCTGATCCTTGGACTCGTGCACGCCGCTCGACGACTGTTGATTGGCCAATAATCGTTCGGCCGATGAGAATCGTTCCTTAGCTGGCATCGGTGAGGCTGGTGCTGTGCCGCCCCCATATCGGGCGCTTGGAGAACTTGGGGGCAGAATCCTATCAGCAGGAGAATAACCAGCCAGACTCTGGGTCGAGGCATACTTCTCGCTCGGGCTGGGCGACAATGGCGGCGGTGGGACGAAACGATCGTTCGCGGGCGCCGGCGACGGCGGTGATGGAAACGTCTCTGACGAGAACGGACTTGTCGCGCAACCGGACACCAGGATCTGACTGTTCGCGTATTCGTTTCCCGTCGACGACACCAGCTCGTTGCCGGGATGATGGAAGCGCAACTCGTTCCCGGTACCGTTAGCCTGCTGATACCGTTCGCTCGGGGCCAAGGATAACCTCTGCTCACCGTGCAGCCCCGCGAGCTCGTTGAATCGTGGAAAACGTTCCCCCAACACGTTCTGCGACAGCGTTTGTCCGCTGCTCGAGCTAGTTCTAACCGGGGTGAACTGATGCTGCGTTTGCAAAGAGGATTGTACGTATCTCTCTTGATTCTGGTAATGGCCGAATCGCTCGCAACCCGATTGTATCGAGCGAGTGTCCGGGCAGGATTTTGGAAAATCCTCGATCGACGGTTTATCCGTTGACTTGTCTTGCATCCGTTCGCGGCCTCCATAATCAACGTGTTCGTTACCTTGATTCGGTTGCTCGGACTGGTAACGATCCTGACCGGAGGCGTTCGATGTATTAGCGGATCGTAGATCCgtttgctgttgttgttgttgttgttgttgttgctgttgctgctgttgcttGTAGCAGTCTGAGGTGCCGTTCGAACCGATCTGAGGACCCACGCTCCCGGATGTCCCGGCGTTCGATCCTGGAACCGGAGATGACGAGGGCCCGAACTGAGAGATCGGATGTTGGTGCAATAGGAGACGTTCTCTTCGGCCA from Osmia bicornis bicornis chromosome 10, iOsmBic2.1, whole genome shotgun sequence encodes:
- the LOC114873836 gene encoding inactive rhomboid protein 1; this translates as MPTDDDYGRRERLLLHQHPISQFGPSSSPVPGSNAGTSGSVGPQIGSNGTSDCYKQQQQQQQQQQQQQQQTDLRSANTSNASGQDRYQSEQPNQGNEHVDYGGRERMQDKSTDKPSIEDFPKSCPDTRSIQSGCERFGHYQNQERYVQSSLQTQHQFTPVRTSSSSGQTLSQNVLGERFPRFNELAGLHGEQRLSLAPSERYQQANGTGNELRFHHPGNELVSSTGNEYANSQILVSGCATSPFSSETFPSPPSPAPANDRFVPPPPLSPSPSEKYASTQSLAGYSPADRILPPSSPSARYGGGTAPASPMPAKERFSSAERLLANQQSSSGVHESKDQQRYAGSNDRLLSGSSPVLGSLQGDRGNVYTANKDSTGSRYGAISTDRLLSASPVHAPVPERFAGKSTDRYIGDSPVHERYHRQETSSSVHHERYTTMSSSNDRFIASSPNPEGAHQRYTSTERSLQASSTAGNEQRRLYTDRGVETVCQKYTDRSNGSPVPTEFSRYSSFQEVGAGPAGRYVSTGDRFNELAIQRCGQSRANDRFCVSTDRYLANSSPGHDGRLANTNDSRYTVSASSTERLLSATSSSSSSSSDTLARYHSSYTNTTAAAQSSTSNDRFTSISPTPETTNAALRGGTGTGSATGTGGSSYQPAAKTSVDKYLQVSKSIQSYGNDRYNPVSNPGDQFDRLSQDRYDRFTNAVGNSDRFTPSTATPDRFHSAADRYSPARAADKYLSLPKPKDRYTSRITPISSSCGTSVVATSTDRTYGSSNATGSYVPPTAHTPVERYVPQPPPEVLYPDRYVDRYVPPSAHTPTDRYVPTNDPGDPYMRRDLGFHHHYRLPPPAGYPYHQSHFRLRGFAYASPGRLGGSPGSSSSSSSASNQRDGFSMSPLLRPKVRASAVEFPATSTGVVARHVCTNPPSCCSEATGGNGRSCCQAIRRSLPPGPLPSIPTQSSWQPSPGSGTTGTSTVSSSGPDAENGQSIGLYPVGSVGPTPTDPTTAPPNTTTTTIPLASACTVVGAATGSNITRSVSAPTAPRPVVQVTSSASAVGSSQKPRLRRTMSRTEAIRNYIRRETAQFFGVDEESEAIERQRWLDRRRRMASRKYGALVPEHRPPDPDITRDVPDTTDIPEGVTLRRWQQPVRRKDSVARMTLSGLHYVVESLSRQRSRERSQTRPESRSFPPSVIPYMTRTETASSPESNQEEEVSFFDRPPPPPPPLPPPASQQSQSQIDPSIGALVKDEEGSAKIADQLDSTGERETSEELVRFAPQKAERTAIDGQIRRHRHIPRDHYISRKTSWSRSRYDSPLAEGTRVQQDEGVTLRRDLTGGTRISPSTIDRIFDNSNRRQYGMGIVGRFFGRSFRKSVSQNPDVRKQLDDFEDNRPYFTYWITTVQILILIISLACYGFGPVGMDLSHRSGLVLVTSLSLQQVDYQEPANFWFGPRAADLIHLGAKFAPCMRRDIKILKEIDVWRERERDTACCIRNDDSGCVQSSKADCSVRGLRSTATNTISTWKKWGPGDSGPGGRISGSVCGLDPKFCDAPASIAPYEWPDDITKWPICRKTNSFNQRFSRNGSQRGNVNFPVGRYKDKMAEHMVCEVIGHPCCIGIHGMCRITTKEYCDFVHGYFHEEASLCSQVECLHDVCGMIPFLHPEWPDQFYRLFTTTFLHAGILHLCITLLVQYFLMRDLEKLTGSFRIALIYFIGALAGNLASAIFVPYRAEVGPAGAHFALLATLIVEVLHCWPMLKHPRRALSKLIFTLFALLILGILPWVDNYAHLFGFIFGFLAAYALMPFISFGHYDRRRKIWLIWICLILIVVLFALLLTLFYNVPVYECEVCKLFNCIPFTRDFCASQNINFKREEPV